CACGATGTCCATCTTCGACAAATCGGGGACCTGGGCGGAAAGCGCCCCTGAAAGGGCCAGCACGGCCAGCGCAAGGGCCGCGTGCAGTCTGCTCATGTGCCATCTCCCGGTGCCGGACACCGTCCGGAATGGTGTTGTCATGGAAAGGGACGGAACCGCACCGCCCGCATGGGGGGTAATGCTAGCACATCCGGCGGGTCGCGCCCCAAACAGGGGCCGTGCGGGTTAGGGTTTCCTGAAAACAGTCACCGTGTCCCCCACTTTCAGGACAGGCGCCTTGGACCACTCGTTCCACTTGAAAATGTCGTCCACCCGCACGCCGTACTGCCGGGCAATGGAGGTGGGGTTCTGGCCTGGGGCGACCTTGTGCGCGATTTTCTGGCCCTGGGTGTTCTCCGCCTGGGTCATCCGCGCCGTGGCCGGCGCCTTCTCCGCACCGCCCGCCGCCGCCTTGCGGACCTTGAGCTCCTGGCCCGCTTTCAGGACGGACTTGGCCGTAAGGTTGTTGTCCGCAAGCAGGCTGTTGAGGGGAACGCCATGCCTGGACGCGATGGAACCGGCGGTCTCTCCGCGCTGCACCACATGCCTGGCGGTGATGATTTCCGCCGACGCGGACTGTTTCTGCGCCGACGCTTTCGGCGCCTGCTCTTCTGCGGATGCCGTCACCGCCCCGGCGGGCGCGGCGTCCATGGCGACAACCAGCCGGTCACCGGCCTTGATGGTGGAATTCCTGCCCAAATTGTTCCACTGGAGCAGGTTGTCCAGGGATATCTCGTACATGCGGGCGATGACGGCGGGGTATTCGCCCGGCTTCACCACATGCTGGCGCACCTTTTCCCGCACGGGTTCGGGGGCCGGGGCGGCGGCGGGCGCAAACCCCACCACAAGGGACTGCCCCTCGCGGATTACAGTGCTTTTCCCGAGTTTGTTCCACTGCTGCAACTCGGCGGGGGTGACCCCATGGCGCTTGGCAATGATGCCCAGGGTGTCGCCTTTTTTCACCTTGTAGGTGGCGGAAACCGCCGGCGGCGCGGCGGGCGCCTTTTCAGGCTTGGACGCGGCGGCCGACTTCTCCGGACGCGGCGCCGTCATGGCCGTCTGAAGTTCGCCGCCCCGGGCGGGTCCCCCGCCGGGAATGACCAGACGCTGGTTCGCCATCAGATTTCGCGGAGACTTGATTTTGTTGACCCGCATCAGTTCCTTTTCGGAAACTCCGTACTTGCGGGCAATCTGGGCTACCGACTCGCCGCGGCGCACCGTGTGGGTGCGGGCGCCCGTCGCAGGGGCGGCGGCAAGCACCTCGCGGGCCGAGGGGGTCACGGCGGGCACCGACTGCAATGCAGCCAAAAAGCGGTCCCGGTCGTTTACGGGAACAGAAACCTCATGGACGCGCGCCGGCGGGGTCACGTCCCGGAGCAGATCAGGATTCAGGCGCGCCAGCGTGCCGGGGGCGTAACCCAGGGCGTCATCCAGCCGCGCCAGGGGATACATCCCCTCGACCGGCACCTGAATCACATTGTCCGGCGGCTCGGTTCCCCGGCTGAAACCGTACTTGTCCAGGTCGCGGTTGACCAAAATGTAGGCCAGCATGCGCGGGTAATACTTTTTTGACTCCTGTTTCATGCGGTCGCTCGCGGGCGGCGTCTCGATGAGAGTCCAGAAGTTGCGGTCCCCCCCGTTTGCCATCACCGCGCGGCTCAGCCCGCCCTCGCCCATGTTATAGGCCGTAATGGCGAGCTCCCAGCTCCCCTCGAAATAATCGTGCAGATATTTCAAGTATTCAATGGCCGCCGTGGTGGATTTGGAGACATTGTAGCGCTCGTCCACATAACTGTCCATGCGCAGGTTGTACCGCCGGCCCGTGGCGGGCATGAACTGCCACATGCCGCCCGCCCCGGCGGGCGAGTTCACCTTCGGCTGAAACATGCTTTCGACCATGGCCAGCCACACCAGGTCCTCCGGAAGGCCCGCCTCGCGGAAACGCCGCCGAAGCTCCGCCTCGTATTTCGACGCGCGGTCGAGACCCCGCTGGAAGGTCTTCGGATACCCGTTGCACAGCTCGTCCACCTCCGCGAGCACCGGCCCGGGAAGGGGTTCGGGGATCACCACCGGCGAGAACACCCGCCCGTCGGCGGGCATGCCCACCGGCTCCACGGGCTCCAACTCGCAGGCCCCCACCCGTTCGGGGGGGGCGGGCTTGAAATGGACCACATCATGAAAGCCCGTGCTGGCGCACCCAGTCACAAGCAGCAGGCCGGCCGCGAAGCAAAGGGGGAAAAGACCGTGCGGTAGGAATGGGGGGCGTTGCCTGCGTGAACGGCCGAAGACCGTGTTCCGTGTTGCCTCGGGCATTGTGGCTCCTGTGATTTGTCGAGGTGGTGGGCCCGCCGCTTGCCGCGGCACACCCTCGTTCCCCAGGGTTGCATGCCAAGGTCACGGTGGCCCGGGAGCCACCAGTGCGCGCAAAAAAATGTTTCTCTCTTTTTGGGGTTGCCCATAATCCATGTCAACATGCGGACCATGGCAAAGGACAGTCTATACAACATGTGGTGGTTTGTCAAGCAAATTTTCGGAAATTAAGCCTCATATTGTTTCATGTCGCACAATCACTCCATACCGCAGCCATCCCGCCTGCATCTTGCCGTACCGCAGGCGTCCCGCCTGCCTTGAGTCGTAATGAATACACCGGCACCCTGTATCGTCTATGTCAGTGTGATTGGTGGAACCAACATGGAGGACATGCCATGAACAAACGCTTCGCCGCATGCGGGATTGCGCTGGCTGTGCTGGCCGCTTTTTCCCTCATGCCAAACCCCGCAGCCGCCGCGCCGGGCAATCCCTACGTGCGGTCGGTCAACTCTTCCGGAGCGCGCGCGCTCCGCAGCATGAAAAGCGCGGGATCCGCCGCCCGCGCCGCCCGCAGCCTGCGCACCCCCTCTCTGGGCTCGTCCCGCAACACCCGCATCCCCGGCCTTGCAACCGGCGGCTCTTCCTCAAATCCTTGGACAAGCCGGAACGGCTCCTCCTCGAACCCCTGGACGGGCCGTGGTTGGAACGCCGCCGACGCCCTTCAGGGACTGGGCGCGCTGTCCGGCAGGGACGGGTTGGGCGGGTACGGCGGCAACCCCTGGCAACGATACGGGTATGACCGCCGCGAGGACGACATGGCCAAGGCCTACCGCGAGGTCGGCATCATGAACGCTGTGGTCGCGCTGGTAGGAATCGCCGCGCAGGTGTCCCAGAACAGCGCCTATGCCCCCGCGAATGCCGCACCCGCGCCCGCCGTGGAGCGTGTGGTCGTCGCGCCGGCCCGCTATGAGACCGTGCAGGTCTGGGTGCCGCCGATTTATGACTCGCGCACGGGCGCGCAGATTGGCGGGGGATATCATGAGAACCGCTCGCAGTATGTGCCGGAAACCTATCAGGATGTCCCCGTGCGGACCGCCGTGCCCGCATACGCCTCGGTGAACCCGGCCTACCGGTAGACCCGGAGGACAACCCGCCCGCGCGGCTCAACCCGCCAGACTGGCGTTGAGCGCGCGGGCGGCGCGCCTTATCTGGCCGGGGGTGACGGCGTCGAAGAATGGCAGGGCCAGAATGTTCGGGTGCAGGTCCACCGCATTGGGGCAGTCCGCCCGGCCCAGCAGCCGGGCGCAGTCCGCGGCCACGGCATCCCCCGCCGCACTTTCCACGGCGCGGCGCGGCAGCATGCGGCGGCGCACCGTCTCCGCGCGGCGCGGCAGCAGGACCACACAGCGGCTCCAGACCGACTCCGCGCCGGACGGAACCCGCTGAAGCCTGACGGACGGGTCCAGCAGGGAATCCAGCAGGGCCGCCATGCGCCGCCGGTGTGCCAGCCGCTCCGGCAGGGTCGCCAGCTTGGTCATGCCCAGCGCCGCCTGCACCGGGGCATACGAGGCGGGCTCGGCCGAATCCCCGGCCCCGTCCTCTTCCCCGTCCACCTGCCCGGCACGCAGCGCGAGCAGCGGCCAGGCCAGGCCGCTCCCCACCAGGAACCGCTCCCGGCGCGCCGCCGCAATCCGGCCCGCCAGCACGGTGTGATTGTGGGGCAGTTCCGCAACCCGTCCGTGGATGAACCGGACCAAATCCGTGTCATGACTGGCCACCAGCGCCCCGCCGTGGGTGTTGACGGGGTCAAAAAGCCCCAACCCGAAGACACCCGCATAGCCGACGGCCCCCGCGCGCCGCCCGCCAATGCGCGCACCCAGGGCCTCCGCACAGTCCTCAATGACCGGGATGCCGCGCTGCCCGGCCAGTTCCACAATCTCGTCCACCGGCGCGGGCGCGCCGAAGAGGTGGGACACGACAATGGCGCGGGTGCGCGGGGATAGCCGCGCCGACACGGAGGCGGGGGTCACATGGAACGTTTCAAGGCTCACCTCGGCGGGCACCGCCGCCGCGCCCGCCGCCTGAACCGCCTCCACCACACGCCGGGAACCGTAAGCCGGCACAATCACCTCGTCGCCGGGGCCAAGCCTGAGATGCTCAAACACCAGCCGCAGCCCGCGCCCCGGAGAGGACAGCGCCGCAACGCGGGGCACGCCCAGAAACCGCGCCACGCACTCCTCCCACTCGGCCACCACGGCGGCCCCGACCAGTTCCAGCGGTGCCGTGCCGCGCCGCAGCCGTTTCCATTCCCCCGGCAGGACATCCGCCCAACGCCGGGGCAGCATCGGCATAATCATCGCCCCGCCCTCCCGGTTGCAGTCCGCTTATTCCTCCTCATCGGGCCCCTCCTCCCCGGACGCGGTGAGCAGGGCGGCGGCGCGCGCAAGCTGGGCCGTGTCCCCCATCAGCAGCACCGTGTCCCCCGCCTCGAACCGCTCCTCCGGGCCGGGGTTCACGATGCTCGATCCGCCCCGGTCAATCCCGATGATGCTCGCCCCGGAAAGGGCGCGCAGGTTTACCTCGCGCAGGGCAAGGCCCACGGCGGCGGAGCCGCCGGGCAAAGTCACCGTCTCCATCTGGGCGGCGCGCATCAGTTCCGGCATGGGCGCGGGCGGAACCCCGGTCTGGGTCTCGAGCGGGTTCGCAAACATCTCCCGCAACATCACCTGGCCCCGCGCGTAAAGCCGGATAAACGACCCCCGGAGCAGCAGGGCCACCAGGGCCGCCACGCCCATCAGGAACACCAGCATGGGCCAGGGCGGCAGTATCAGGGCGCTGAGCATCAGCAGCCAGAAGAAGGCCAGCAGGATGCCCACCGTGAAGACGACGTTCCCGACTATGGACCGGAAGGCCATGATTTGGTCCCGGGGAATGTTCACGGGCACGGCCATCTCCGCCAGTATCATCCCCACCGCCCGCACCTTCCGCACGATGGCCACCCAGAACGGCAGCACCACCAGCAGGACGCTGAACCAGAACACCGTGTTGATGCCCCCCGTCCACGCCGGCATGCGGTCCCACCAGCCCGCGCGGGCGTCCAGACGGCCCGCAATGCCCGCCGCGCTGATGAAAAGCCCCGCGCCGATGAGCAGGTTCACGCAAATCTGGATGAAGGAGCGGCGCAGCACCTGCCGCACCATGTCCGCGGCGGGCGTGCGGTCCCTTAGGGTGGCCAGCCACTGGGAATAGGCCATCAGCGCCGCCAGCAGCGGCTTGGGCATGCCCCGCTCCAGCAGGTCACCCGCCCGGCCCGACCAGCGCATCATCTGCGGCGTGAATAGGATGGTCAACACGGAGACGCTCACCGCGACGGGATAGAGAAACTCGTCTATCACCCCCAGTTTCAGGCCGAGCGCCGCGATGATGAAGGCGAACTCCCCTATCTGCGCCATGCTCATGCCGACCTGGACCGCCGAGCGCGGGCTGCTCCCCGCCAGCAGCGTCCCCAGGGTGATGGCAAAGGTCCGGCCCGTGAGGACGGCGGCTGTTATCAGAATGATCGGGACCGCATGCTCCACAATGGCGTCCGGCTTGAGCATCATCCCCACGGCCACGAAGAATATGGCCGTGAACAGGTCCCGAACCGGCTCGACAAGGGCGATGATCCGGCGGTTCTCGCGCGCCTCGGCCACCAGTGCCCCCGCCAGAAAGGCGCCCAGCGCCGCGCTGAACCCCGTCTCCACCGCCAGCAGGGAGGAGCCGAAACAGATGCCCAGCACGCCCACCAGCAGCATTTCGGCGCTGTTGTGCCGCCCGATGTACCGGATGAGCGGCGGCACGGCCAGCAGCCCCAGCACCAGCACCGTCACCAGAAACACCGCCAGACGCCCCAGGGTGCCCGCCACCGCCACCACGCTCACCGTCTGCGTCAGGGCAATACCCGAGAGCAGGCCCAGCATGACCACGCCCAGGATGTCCTCGAAAATGGCGATGCCGAAAATCATCTGGGCAAAGGGGGACTTGTGCTGACCCCGTTCCGTGAGGGCCTTCACCAGGAACATGCTCGAACTGATGGACATCATCGCGCCCAGAAACAGGCTGTCCATCAGGGTCCAGCCAAAGAGGAGGCCGACGTGATAGCCCATCCAAGTCATCAGGCCGATCTCAAGGAGCGCCGTCATCCCCGCCGGAAGCCCCACACGCGCCAGTTTCCGGAGGTTGAACTCCAGCCCGAGGCCGAAAAGCAGGAAGACCACGCCCAGTTCGGAAAGGGTGTGGATGGACTCCTCGTCCGTGACCAGGGGCAGCCCCGTCGTGTGCGGACCGATAATCAGCCCCGCCAGCACATAGCCCAGCACCACCGGCTGCTTGATCCGGTGGAACAGCACGGACACCACGCCCGCCACCGCCATGACCACCGCCAGATTGTGCAGCAACGACCCGCTCATGCGGCCCCCCGGCATGCCGGAAATCCGGCGCCGAAACCGATGTACGCCTCACAACGTGCCACCTAAACCCTCCATGCGGGCCTCCACCCTGGAATGCCCGGTTGCCGGACCGTAAACACATCCACCGGAGCAAATTATACCGCCCGGCATGCCCGGCAACCAATGATTTTCTCCTGTCCGGCATAATCCGCATCTTGCTCATGTTTTATTCCCACACCCAACATCAAGGGTTGAAAGGAAACATGCAATGCGGGACCGCCTCTTTGCCCGATGGACTTTACCGGTCAACGTGCTGGCCGCCATGGCCCTCCTCATGCTGGCGGGCTGCACCCCCACCATACCCCCGGACACGCTGGACCCCGTGGAGGCCGATGTGGAGCTGCGGACCTTCAACGCCATAAACCAGCTCCGCGCGGACAACGGGCTTCCGCCTTTGGTCCGCAACGGCGCGGTGGACGCGGTGGCCCGGGCGCACAGCGCCGACATGCTCACACGGGATTTTTTCGACCATGAGAACCCCGAGGGGGACACCGTGCAGGACCGGCTGCTGGCGGGGGGCGTCACCACCATGACCTCGATGGGCGAAAACATCGCCTTCGCCTCCGGCTTCCCGGACCCGGTGGAGGTCACGGTGCAGGGGTGGGTGGACAGTCCAGGGCATCTGGCCAACATACTGCACCCCGACTGGACGCATTCGGGGATGGGTGTGGCCCGAAACGGGTCCACCTTCTACTTCACGCAGGTCTTTGTCGTGTTCCCGGCCCCGCCAAAAAGCGCCTGGCACGACAGCTTCCGGCAGACCGCCCTGGAGTGGATGGGCCTGCTGCATGCCCTGGTGACGGGGGAGTAAGCGGGGCGGTCACCTTTTCCGCAAATCCTCGACCTCAACTGCAAACCCCTCGAAGGTGTTCTCCGCCAGCAAATTCTCCCCCGCCTCGGCACCGATGCGCACCCCCGCGCGTCCCGCCACCCCGCGGGTTTCGCGCAGTTCGTTGCGGACAATCTTGTTCCCCGCCGTGACCCCCTGGATGTCCACGGCGGCGCCGTCCTCCGGACCGTTGTCCAGCAGGCGGTTCCGCTCAAAACGGTTGCCCCGCGCCGTGAACCCCTCGCCCCGCTCGGGACGGAACACAATCCCCGACTTGCCGCTGCGCTGGATGTCGTTGTCCCGCACCACGTTCTCGTCGTCCCGGTGGCCGATGGACACGCCATAGTCCGCGTTGTCGGCGATGCGGTTGCTCTCGGCAAGGCCCGCCTTCACACCCCAGCAGAAAAACAGCCCGATGCTGTTGTGCTCCAGCACACAGTCCCGGATGACGGGCCGCTGCGATCCCGATCCGGGGTGCATGCCCAGCCCCGCGTTGTGGTGGCTGTGGCAGCGCTCCACCAGCACGTCATGGCAAATCTGCCAGCTCACGCCGTCGCTGTTGTGGTTCCGCGACTCGATTCCCCGGAGAATGACATCCGCGCAGTCCTGAAGCCAGACGCCGCCCGCATAATTCCCGTCCAGGTTCCCGTTGTTCGCCCGGTTCCCGTCTATCACCAGGTCCTCCACCACCAGATTCGCCGTCTCCTCCGCCGTCAACAGCGGATACAGGGACGAGGCCGTCGGGTTGCCGTCCTTCCAAAAATTCTCGCGCAGCGCCCGGTCCAGCTTGAAACGCGGCCCGCTCCGCGCGACCAGAGTCCGCTTCGCCACCTCCAGCCCGCCCGTGTGCGGGTTTTTGGCGATGAGACAAACCCCGTCCCCCAGTTGAAACCCGGACGGGTCGGCCAGGGTGATTTCCTGGTCATACCAGTCCGAATCCTCCGCCAGCGCGGACTCCGCCATGGGCGCCTTGAACAGCACCGTGTCCGAACCCGCCCCGCGCAGGCGCACCCCCGCCCGCAGCCGCACCGCATTGCGCAGGACAAAAGTCCCCGGCGTCAGCGAGACCGTCCCCCCGCCCTGCCCCGCCACCAGGTCCAGCCCCGCCTGAACGGCCCGCTCCGTGAAGCCCCCGATGTCCGCCTCCGCGCCCCCCACCGTGACCGTCAGCCGCTCTTCCCAGTCCGGCTCCGCGCGCCGGTCCCCCGATGTGGCGCGGGGTCGGCTGTACCGCATGCACTCCCCCGTCACCGACGGCATGACGCAGCCCGCCAGCATCCCCATCCCCGACACCCCCAGCCATTCCCGCCGCGAACATCCCGCCATTGCCTCGGTCTCCTGTGGGCCACGCTTCATTCTACCAGAAGACCGCCGGACAAGGCTTGGCCGCTTATAAATTTTTTACAATCTTTTTGCCTTAATCTGACCCTTCAACCGCCATCCCGCGCTATCGTACAGACGGGAAAGTTGAAACCGGATGACAGTAAACCGGTGCCCTGCATCGCGCATGGGTGCGCCGCGCAGCGCGCCGGGCAAACCGGCGGTTTGGGCCGCTTTGGGGAAAACATCATGAACACAACGAAAACGCGAAGGAATCTCAGCGTCCATGGGCTGCTCATGCTCGCGGCGGCGCTCCTCGGCGCGGTGTCCGCGCAGGGTGCGCAGGTCGGGCTTGACGTGGCCATGGGCAGCGACAGCGTCCTGGCGAACGCGAAACAGACCGCGTATTTGCGCGTGGCCATGACGGGACACGAATTCAGGGACACCTCGGCGCGGGTTCCGGTCAATGTGGCCATCGTGCTGGACAAGTCCGGCTCCATGAGCGGCGAAAAACTCGCCAAGGCCAAGGACGCCGCCATCATGGTCATTGAACGGCTCCGGCCCGACGACATTGTCTCGGTGGTGGCCTATGACTCGGTGGTGACCGTGCTCGTGCCCGCCACGAAGGCCTCCGACCAGGCGGGCATATTCGCGGCCATCCGCAGTGTTTGGGCCGGAAACAACACGGCCCTTTTCGCCGGGGTAAGCAAGGGCGCCGCCGAGATACGCAAGTTTCTCGAGCGCGGGCGCGTCAACCGGATCATCCTGCTCTCCGACGGCCTGGCCAATGAGGGGCCAAGCTCGCCGGGTGAACTCGCCGAACTTGGCGCATCCCTGATAAAGGAGGGCGTCTCGGTCACGACCATCGGCCTTGGCCTCGACTACAACGAGGACCTGATGGCCGCCCTCGCCCGCAAGAGCGACGGGAACCACATGTTCGTGGAAAAGCCCGAGGACCTCGCGTCCGCCTTCGGGCGTGAATTTGGCAACGTGATGTCCGTCGTCGCGGGCAATGTCAATGTGGCCGTCACCTGTGAACCCGGTGTCCGTCCCGTGCGGGCGTTGGGCCGCGAGGTGAGCGTCGCCGGTCAGAACGTCCATGCGGTGCTCAACCAGCTTTATGGCGGCCAGACCAAGTACATCCTGCTCGAGGTGGAACTCGAACCCGGCACGGTGGGGACCCGCACTCCGGTGGCAACCGTTGAGCTTTCCTACCTGGACATGGCCACAAAAACAACCGAAAGCCTCCGGGGCGCCGTGGCGGTGACCGCCACGGATTCACAGGCCCTCGTCACGGCCGGCGAGAACCGGGAGGTCATGGAGGCGATTGTGTACCAGATTTCCGCCGAGCGCAATGAGCTGGCCATGCGCCTGCGGGATGAGGGAAAAATCGAGGAGGGGAAACGGGTTCTCAAAGAAAATTTGAAGTATCTCGAGAGTAACGGCGCCATAGACACGTCATGGTATCGCGACAACGGCTCTGTATTGCTGGAAATGGACCAAGGCGGTGCAGAATGGGGAAAGATTCGGAAAAACATGATCAAAGGCCAGTATCAAATCAAACAGCAAAGCGCGCCGTGATGCCGGGGGTTCCGGGACCGTTCATTGAAAGTGCCCACCCGCAAGACCCAGAATGAAGCGCGCCGGAC
The nucleotide sequence above comes from Candidatus Hydrogenedentota bacterium. Encoded proteins:
- a CDS encoding CAP domain-containing protein; the protein is MRDRLFARWTLPVNVLAAMALLMLAGCTPTIPPDTLDPVEADVELRTFNAINQLRADNGLPPLVRNGAVDAVARAHSADMLTRDFFDHENPEGDTVQDRLLAGGVTTMTSMGENIAFASGFPDPVEVTVQGWVDSPGHLANILHPDWTHSGMGVARNGSTFYFTQVFVVFPAPPKSAWHDSFRQTALEWMGLLHALVTGE
- a CDS encoding cation:proton antiporter, with the translated sequence MSGSLLHNLAVVMAVAGVVSVLFHRIKQPVVLGYVLAGLIIGPHTTGLPLVTDEESIHTLSELGVVFLLFGLGLEFNLRKLARVGLPAGMTALLEIGLMTWMGYHVGLLFGWTLMDSLFLGAMMSISSSMFLVKALTERGQHKSPFAQMIFGIAIFEDILGVVMLGLLSGIALTQTVSVVAVAGTLGRLAVFLVTVLVLGLLAVPPLIRYIGRHNSAEMLLVGVLGICFGSSLLAVETGFSAALGAFLAGALVAEARENRRIIALVEPVRDLFTAIFFVAVGMMLKPDAIVEHAVPIILITAAVLTGRTFAITLGTLLAGSSPRSAVQVGMSMAQIGEFAFIIAALGLKLGVIDEFLYPVAVSVSVLTILFTPQMMRWSGRAGDLLERGMPKPLLAALMAYSQWLATLRDRTPAADMVRQVLRRSFIQICVNLLIGAGLFISAAGIAGRLDARAGWWDRMPAWTGGINTVFWFSVLLVVLPFWVAIVRKVRAVGMILAEMAVPVNIPRDQIMAFRSIVGNVVFTVGILLAFFWLLMLSALILPPWPMLVFLMGVAALVALLLRGSFIRLYARGQVMLREMFANPLETQTGVPPAPMPELMRAAQMETVTLPGGSAAVGLALREVNLRALSGASIIGIDRGGSSIVNPGPEERFEAGDTVLLMGDTAQLARAAALLTASGEEGPDEEE
- a CDS encoding right-handed parallel beta-helix repeat-containing protein: MAGCSRREWLGVSGMGMLAGCVMPSVTGECMRYSRPRATSGDRRAEPDWEERLTVTVGGAEADIGGFTERAVQAGLDLVAGQGGGTVSLTPGTFVLRNAVRLRAGVRLRGAGSDTVLFKAPMAESALAEDSDWYDQEITLADPSGFQLGDGVCLIAKNPHTGGLEVAKRTLVARSGPRFKLDRALRENFWKDGNPTASSLYPLLTAEETANLVVEDLVIDGNRANNGNLDGNYAGGVWLQDCADVILRGIESRNHNSDGVSWQICHDVLVERCHSHHNAGLGMHPGSGSQRPVIRDCVLEHNSIGLFFCWGVKAGLAESNRIADNADYGVSIGHRDDENVVRDNDIQRSGKSGIVFRPERGEGFTARGNRFERNRLLDNGPEDGAAVDIQGVTAGNKIVRNELRETRGVAGRAGVRIGAEAGENLLAENTFEGFAVEVEDLRKR
- a CDS encoding VWA domain-containing protein, which translates into the protein MNTTKTRRNLSVHGLLMLAAALLGAVSAQGAQVGLDVAMGSDSVLANAKQTAYLRVAMTGHEFRDTSARVPVNVAIVLDKSGSMSGEKLAKAKDAAIMVIERLRPDDIVSVVAYDSVVTVLVPATKASDQAGIFAAIRSVWAGNNTALFAGVSKGAAEIRKFLERGRVNRIILLSDGLANEGPSSPGELAELGASLIKEGVSVTTIGLGLDYNEDLMAALARKSDGNHMFVEKPEDLASAFGREFGNVMSVVAGNVNVAVTCEPGVRPVRALGREVSVAGQNVHAVLNQLYGGQTKYILLEVELEPGTVGTRTPVATVELSYLDMATKTTESLRGAVAVTATDSQALVTAGENREVMEAIVYQISAERNELAMRLRDEGKIEEGKRVLKENLKYLESNGAIDTSWYRDNGSVLLEMDQGGAEWGKIRKNMIKGQYQIKQQSAP
- a CDS encoding LysM peptidoglycan-binding domain-containing protein; protein product: MPEATRNTVFGRSRRQRPPFLPHGLFPLCFAAGLLLVTGCASTGFHDVVHFKPAPPERVGACELEPVEPVGMPADGRVFSPVVIPEPLPGPVLAEVDELCNGYPKTFQRGLDRASKYEAELRRRFREAGLPEDLVWLAMVESMFQPKVNSPAGAGGMWQFMPATGRRYNLRMDSYVDERYNVSKSTTAAIEYLKYLHDYFEGSWELAITAYNMGEGGLSRAVMANGGDRNFWTLIETPPASDRMKQESKKYYPRMLAYILVNRDLDKYGFSRGTEPPDNVIQVPVEGMYPLARLDDALGYAPGTLARLNPDLLRDVTPPARVHEVSVPVNDRDRFLAALQSVPAVTPSAREVLAAAPATGARTHTVRRGESVAQIARKYGVSEKELMRVNKIKSPRNLMANQRLVIPGGGPARGGELQTAMTAPRPEKSAAASKPEKAPAAPPAVSATYKVKKGDTLGIIAKRHGVTPAELQQWNKLGKSTVIREGQSLVVGFAPAAAPAPEPVREKVRQHVVKPGEYPAVIARMYEISLDNLLQWNNLGRNSTIKAGDRLVVAMDAAPAGAVTASAEEQAPKASAQKQSASAEIITARHVVQRGETAGSIASRHGVPLNSLLADNNLTAKSVLKAGQELKVRKAAAGGAEKAPATARMTQAENTQGQKIAHKVAPGQNPTSIARQYGVRVDDIFKWNEWSKAPVLKVGDTVTVFRKP
- a CDS encoding aminotransferase class V-fold PLP-dependent enzyme, whose translation is MIMPMLPRRWADVLPGEWKRLRRGTAPLELVGAAVVAEWEECVARFLGVPRVAALSSPGRGLRLVFEHLRLGPGDEVIVPAYGSRRVVEAVQAAGAAAVPAEVSLETFHVTPASVSARLSPRTRAIVVSHLFGAPAPVDEIVELAGQRGIPVIEDCAEALGARIGGRRAGAVGYAGVFGLGLFDPVNTHGGALVASHDTDLVRFIHGRVAELPHNHTVLAGRIAAARRERFLVGSGLAWPLLALRAGQVDGEEDGAGDSAEPASYAPVQAALGMTKLATLPERLAHRRRMAALLDSLLDPSVRLQRVPSGAESVWSRCVVLLPRRAETVRRRMLPRRAVESAAGDAVAADCARLLGRADCPNAVDLHPNILALPFFDAVTPGQIRRAARALNASLAG